A genomic window from Candidatus Kouleothrix ribensis includes:
- the tsaB gene encoding tRNA (adenosine(37)-N6)-threonylcarbamoyltransferase complex dimerization subunit type 1 TsaB — translation MLLAIDTSTNTTGLACYDEQGLLAECVWHSGRDHSAQLLPQLTLLLRHLGRSRDTISAVAVALGPGSWSGLRVGMSSAKGFALARGVPLVGIGTLDALVYQFERPGATTIPLIRLGRERYATGQPARPAAALEPRNVTLAELCVETTGRALFCGDIDAEVQAELRTRLGARALFPDAAARARRPAYLAELAWRRLQAGDTDDLAGLEPIYLGEPVKARTPS, via the coding sequence ATGCTTTTAGCTATCGACACCTCGACCAACACCACTGGCCTGGCCTGCTACGACGAGCAGGGCCTGCTGGCCGAGTGCGTCTGGCATTCAGGGCGCGACCACAGTGCGCAGCTATTGCCCCAGCTGACGCTGCTGCTGCGGCATCTTGGGCGTTCGCGCGACACAATCAGCGCGGTGGCGGTGGCGCTGGGGCCGGGCAGCTGGAGCGGCCTGCGCGTCGGCATGAGCAGCGCCAAGGGCTTTGCGCTGGCGCGTGGCGTGCCGCTCGTCGGCATCGGTACGCTCGATGCGCTCGTGTACCAGTTCGAGCGCCCAGGCGCCACCACGATCCCACTCATCCGGCTGGGGCGCGAGCGCTACGCCACTGGCCAGCCGGCCCGGCCCGCTGCCGCGCTTGAGCCTCGCAACGTCACGTTGGCCGAGCTATGCGTCGAAACGACCGGGCGCGCGCTATTTTGCGGCGATATCGATGCCGAGGTGCAGGCTGAGCTGCGCACACGCCTGGGCGCGCGCGCACTGTTCCCCGATGCCGCCGCGCGCGCACGCCGGCCGGCCTACCTGGCCGAGCTGGCCTGGCGGCGCCTGCAGGCCGGCGATACCGATGATCTGGCTGGCCTTGAGCCGATCTACCTGGGCGAGCCGGTCAAGGCCCGCACGCCCAGCTGA
- the tsaE gene encoding tRNA (adenosine(37)-N6)-threonylcarbamoyltransferase complex ATPase subunit type 1 TsaE, whose amino-acid sequence MSKPISQTVQSQHVLDFISHSAAQTIRIGQRLGELLGAGDLILLLGDFGTGKTHLIKGIAHGLGSADLVNSPSFVLINQYRAGPQHHGMPIYHADLYRIETPNELIGIGLEEAWAGDGVCLIEWAEQAGGRLPHQHLAIYLQHLSEAKRTLRMVPNGARYQALVAEFKKTAFA is encoded by the coding sequence ATGAGCAAGCCGATCTCACAAACCGTTCAATCGCAGCATGTGTTGGACTTTATATCGCACAGCGCGGCGCAGACCATCCGCATCGGCCAGCGCCTGGGCGAGCTGCTCGGCGCGGGTGATCTGATTCTGCTGCTCGGCGACTTCGGCACCGGTAAAACCCACCTGATCAAAGGCATCGCTCATGGCCTTGGCTCGGCCGACCTGGTGAATAGCCCGAGCTTCGTGCTGATCAACCAATACCGCGCCGGCCCGCAGCACCACGGCATGCCGATCTACCACGCCGATCTCTACCGCATCGAAACGCCCAACGAGCTGATTGGTATCGGTCTGGAAGAGGCCTGGGCGGGCGACGGCGTGTGCCTGATCGAGTGGGCCGAACAGGCCGGCGGGCGCCTGCCACACCAGCACCTGGCGATCTACCTGCAGCACCTGAGCGAGGCTAAGCGTACCCTGCGTATGGTGCCAAACGGCGCGCGCTACCAGGCGCTGGTGGCCGAGTTCAAAAAGACCGCCTTTGCGTAA
- a CDS encoding class I SAM-dependent methyltransferase, whose translation MQSTEYRAGGYDWLATWRHMYDGERSQAERIRLPGIGGQGDCWAAQAGRFAAAAERSQQPDGFMRFLLPRLHPGDRVLDIGAGSGRYEPTLAGAVSEVLALEPSPAMRATLAQRLGAAQLTNVRVIEAGWPAEGLPPCDVAIAAHVLYAVREIAPFLLGMHAAARRGCYLLLAFRHPASFISPFWQRIHGEPRLPLPGAVECLNALYQLGIAAQLTLVPVLNRFSYADEAEALADLRWRLRAPAELVADQILQDAIAELLERDHEGRLAPRDQAEHAAAIWWESPTRGAASL comes from the coding sequence ATGCAATCGACCGAATATCGCGCCGGCGGCTACGATTGGCTGGCGACATGGCGGCACATGTATGATGGCGAGCGCAGCCAGGCCGAGCGCATCAGGCTGCCCGGCATTGGCGGCCAGGGCGACTGCTGGGCGGCCCAGGCCGGCCGCTTTGCGGCGGCGGCCGAGCGCAGCCAGCAGCCCGATGGATTCATGCGCTTTCTGCTGCCGCGCCTGCACCCCGGCGACCGTGTGCTCGATATTGGTGCCGGCAGCGGGCGCTACGAACCCACCCTGGCCGGCGCAGTATCCGAGGTGCTGGCGCTCGAACCCTCGCCGGCCATGCGCGCGACCCTGGCTCAGCGGCTGGGCGCGGCGCAGCTCACGAATGTGCGGGTGATCGAGGCAGGCTGGCCGGCCGAGGGGCTGCCGCCCTGCGACGTGGCCATCGCCGCGCATGTGCTCTACGCCGTGCGCGAGATTGCGCCGTTCCTGCTCGGCATGCACGCGGCCGCGCGGCGCGGGTGCTACCTGCTGCTGGCATTTCGCCACCCGGCGTCGTTCATCAGCCCATTCTGGCAGCGCATACACGGCGAGCCGCGGCTGCCGCTGCCGGGCGCGGTCGAATGCCTGAACGCGCTCTACCAGCTGGGTATTGCGGCGCAGCTGACGCTTGTGCCGGTACTCAATCGGTTCAGCTACGCCGATGAAGCCGAGGCACTGGCCGACCTGCGCTGGCGGCTGCGCGCCCCGGCCGAGCTCGTTGCCGACCAGATACTGCAGGATGCAATCGCCGAGCTGCTCGAGCGCGACCACGAGGGCCGGCTCGCGCCGCGCGATCAAGCCGAGCACGCCGCCGCGATCTGGTGGGAGTCGCCTACGCGCGGCGCTGCATCGCTATGA
- a CDS encoding helix-turn-helix domain-containing protein, whose amino-acid sequence MQQPSGADEFSAFGLAGHYGAPLSMARYHRHHEVELNLVVCGTLTYLFGATAAPLPAGRLALFWGVLPHRVAYVEPGTLLHWLTIPLGQFLQWRLPPALTRQVLSGLPICDQDTSRAALDQALLEQWQRDLRAAAPERHAIVQLEIEARLRRLALGVGQLAAGRPAAGSEQKIEQIARLIAERYAEPLRVRDLAASVGLHPHYAMQLFRKTFGMSLLEYLAQHRIAHAQRLLITTDAPVAAIGLDCGFGSASQFYALFKRACGVAPGAYRAGLAAHG is encoded by the coding sequence ATGCAGCAGCCCTCAGGTGCCGACGAGTTTTCGGCCTTTGGTTTGGCCGGCCACTACGGTGCGCCGCTGTCGATGGCGCGCTATCACCGGCACCACGAGGTCGAGCTCAACCTGGTCGTGTGCGGCACGCTCACCTATTTGTTCGGCGCCACTGCGGCGCCGCTGCCGGCCGGCCGGCTGGCGCTATTCTGGGGCGTGCTGCCCCACCGAGTCGCGTATGTCGAGCCAGGCACGCTGTTGCACTGGCTGACCATTCCGCTGGGCCAGTTTCTGCAGTGGCGCTTGCCGCCGGCGCTCACGCGGCAGGTGTTATCGGGCCTGCCGATCTGTGATCAAGACACCAGCCGCGCCGCGCTCGACCAGGCGCTGCTCGAACAGTGGCAGCGCGATCTGCGCGCGGCCGCGCCCGAGCGCCACGCAATCGTGCAGCTCGAGATCGAGGCCCGGCTGCGCCGGCTGGCGCTTGGTGTAGGCCAGCTGGCAGCCGGCCGGCCAGCCGCCGGCAGCGAGCAGAAGATCGAGCAGATCGCCCGGCTGATCGCCGAGCGCTACGCTGAGCCGCTGCGGGTACGCGATCTGGCCGCTAGCGTCGGCTTGCACCCGCACTATGCGATGCAGCTGTTTCGCAAAACGTTTGGCATGAGCCTGCTCGAGTACCTGGCCCAGCACCGGATCGCGCATGCGCAGCGGCTGCTGATTACGACCGACGCGCCGGTGGCGGCGATTGGGCTGGATTGCGGCTTTGGTTCGGCCAGCCAGTTTTACGCCTTATTCAAGCGCGCCTGTGGCGTTGCACCCGGCGCGTATCGGGCGGGGCTGGCGGCGCATGGCTGA
- a CDS encoding phytanoyl-CoA dioxygenase family protein encodes MITIAAPLPAPELVPASPHHLTPAQIRFFDQYGYLILRQWIPPELLARLRAAGDAWISAGMQADDGSDDFMFAKRPTGRVMFRVNYLHNKDQAASLELLGSPQVLGVAESLCGPNFVPTYESMVFKQAGDGEAIPWHQDAVHPRRYRIFNFDLYLDRSSIGAGALRVVPGSQADRHDVCAIADRYGWDHPDAIDVEMEPGDVLLHDVMVVHGSARTEGNALRRTIYYEFRAAEEILADGPWDREWIDRRMRLVPLGLARHRAAYPGAAQFEWAVSDAFRPDSSDDEAAELKIAHVVHMGGSWCSAGDAMQKL; translated from the coding sequence ATGATCACGATCGCCGCACCCCTACCGGCGCCCGAGCTGGTGCCGGCCTCGCCGCATCACCTGACCCCCGCGCAGATCCGGTTCTTCGACCAATACGGCTACCTGATCTTGCGCCAATGGATTCCGCCCGAGCTGCTGGCACGCCTGCGCGCAGCCGGCGACGCCTGGATCAGCGCCGGGATGCAGGCCGACGACGGGAGTGACGACTTCATGTTCGCCAAGCGGCCGACTGGCCGGGTGATGTTCCGCGTGAACTACCTGCACAACAAAGATCAGGCCGCTTCGCTCGAGCTGCTGGGCAGCCCACAGGTGCTAGGCGTAGCCGAGAGCCTGTGCGGGCCGAATTTCGTGCCGACCTACGAATCGATGGTGTTCAAGCAAGCAGGCGACGGCGAGGCCATCCCCTGGCATCAGGATGCGGTACACCCGCGGCGCTACCGCATCTTCAACTTCGACCTCTACCTCGATCGCTCGAGCATTGGTGCGGGCGCGCTGCGGGTAGTGCCCGGCTCGCAGGCCGATCGGCACGATGTGTGCGCAATCGCCGACAGGTATGGCTGGGATCACCCCGACGCGATCGACGTGGAGATGGAGCCAGGCGACGTATTGCTGCACGATGTGATGGTGGTACATGGCTCGGCGCGCACCGAGGGCAACGCGCTGCGCCGCACGATCTACTATGAGTTTCGCGCGGCCGAGGAGATTCTAGCCGATGGGCCATGGGATCGCGAGTGGATCGACCGGCGCATGCGGCTGGTGCCGCTGGGGCTGGCGCGCCACCGCGCGGCCTACCCCGGCGCCGCGCAGTTCGAGTGGGCCGTGAGCGACGCGTTTCGGCCCGACAGTAGCGACGACGAGGCCGCCGAGCTGAAGATCGCACACGTGGTGCATATGGGCGGCTCGTGGTGCAGTGCCGGCGACGCAATGCAGAAGCTATGA
- a CDS encoding aldehyde dehydrogenase: MGNVAIHGFGRIGRTLLRIALRNNLFTPVSVSDIRDIPTLAGLFEVDTNYGRWHEDVKPTDKGFNIGGREVLYFDAMKELPDWKALNVDLVIDCTGRATVRSGAQAHLDRGAKRVLVSAPSKTRDDADVFLLPGINLETYDAEKHKIVSMASCTTNALAPVVKVIIENFGIKYGLFSTVHAYTNTQSLTDQPMKDRRDSWAAAENLIPSSSGAARALSFIWPGLKITGKAYRIPVRTGSIAELNLLTEKPVTADAVNNAFRKAAAEAPLKGVMSVLEDEWASSRIVGDPHSSIVDLPLTQVQGDLLSVAAWYDNEWGYTTRLAETAALLVK, from the coding sequence ATGGGTAACGTCGCTATTCACGGTTTTGGGCGCATCGGCCGTACGCTGCTGCGCATCGCGCTCAGGAACAACCTGTTCACGCCGGTGTCGGTCTCCGATATTCGCGACATCCCAACCCTCGCGGGGCTGTTCGAGGTCGATACCAACTATGGCCGCTGGCACGAGGATGTCAAGCCGACCGATAAGGGCTTCAACATCGGCGGGCGCGAGGTTCTATACTTCGATGCGATGAAAGAGCTGCCCGACTGGAAGGCCCTGAATGTCGATCTGGTGATCGATTGCACCGGCCGCGCCACGGTGCGCTCGGGTGCGCAGGCGCACCTCGACCGCGGCGCCAAGCGTGTGCTCGTCAGCGCCCCCAGCAAAACTCGTGATGACGCCGATGTGTTCTTGCTGCCCGGCATCAACCTCGAAACCTACGACGCCGAGAAGCATAAGATCGTCAGTATGGCCTCGTGTACCACCAACGCGCTGGCGCCGGTGGTCAAGGTGATCATCGAGAACTTCGGCATCAAGTACGGCCTGTTCTCGACTGTCCACGCCTATACCAATACGCAGTCGCTCACCGACCAGCCGATGAAGGATCGGCGCGACTCGTGGGCCGCTGCCGAGAATTTGATCCCGTCGTCGTCAGGCGCCGCGCGCGCGCTCTCGTTCATCTGGCCGGGCCTCAAGATCACCGGCAAGGCTTACCGCATCCCCGTGCGCACCGGCAGCATCGCCGAGCTGAACCTGCTCACCGAGAAGCCCGTCACGGCCGACGCGGTGAACAATGCCTTCCGCAAGGCCGCCGCCGAGGCGCCGCTCAAGGGCGTGATGAGCGTGCTCGAGGACGAGTGGGCTTCGTCCCGGATCGTCGGCGACCCGCATTCGTCGATCGTCGACCTGCCGCTGACCCAGGTGCAGGGCGACCTGCTGTCGGTTGCGGCCTGGTACGATAACGAGTGGGGCTACACTACGCGCCTGGCCGAGACGGCCGCGCTGCTCGTTAAGTAA
- a CDS encoding metalloregulator ArsR/SmtB family transcription factor: MEDESVFRALADPSRRRLLDLLFERDGRTLTELESELPMTRFGVMKHLHVLQAAGLITTRKVGRTRLHYLNPVPIQLISDRWINKYSAVRASALADLKAALEGGTGMTTDSKPRLVYQIIIKAPQERVWEAITTSEFTSRYYYGSTLTTDLTVGSPFTYHMPNGAPIVEGQVVASEPPNRLVHTYHSLWPPMNDDAPTRVTWELEALPGGVTKVTVVHDDFQGQTATYQGLQGGGWTWILSNMKTLLETGEPMPQGY; this comes from the coding sequence ATGGAAGACGAATCTGTTTTTCGCGCCCTCGCCGATCCAAGCCGTCGGCGGCTGCTTGACCTCCTGTTTGAGCGCGACGGCCGCACGCTCACCGAGCTGGAGTCGGAGCTGCCAATGACGCGATTCGGCGTTATGAAGCATCTGCACGTGCTGCAAGCGGCCGGCCTGATCACCACGCGCAAAGTGGGCCGCACGAGGCTACACTACCTGAATCCGGTCCCAATCCAGCTGATCTCAGACCGCTGGATCAACAAATACTCGGCCGTGCGTGCGAGCGCGCTCGCCGATCTCAAAGCAGCGCTTGAAGGAGGAACTGGCATGACCACAGATTCAAAGCCCCGGCTGGTGTATCAGATCATCATCAAGGCCCCGCAGGAGCGGGTGTGGGAGGCAATCACCACATCGGAGTTCACCTCTCGCTACTACTATGGCAGTACGCTTACGACCGATCTCACGGTCGGCTCGCCCTTTACCTATCACATGCCGAATGGCGCCCCGATCGTTGAGGGGCAGGTAGTTGCGTCGGAACCGCCCAACCGGCTGGTGCATACCTACCACTCTCTCTGGCCGCCCATGAACGACGATGCGCCAACCCGAGTAACCTGGGAGCTGGAAGCGCTGCCCGGCGGCGTTACCAAGGTCACCGTAGTTCACGACGACTTCCAGGGGCAGACGGCGACCTACCAGGGCTTGCAGGGCGGCGGCTGGACATGGATCCTCAGCAACATGAAGACGCTGCTAGAGACCGGCGAGCCGATGCCGCAGGGCTACTAA
- a CDS encoding DUF1801 domain-containing protein translates to MSRPEKKDAQGFTDEERAAMKERAKEMKAEARANKNRAEGESDLLDKIAEMPEPERSMATRLHAIITANAPMLSPKTWYGMPAYAKDGKIVCFFQSAQKFNTRYATLGFQHDANLDEGAMWPTAFALMDLTATEEERIVALVKRAIS, encoded by the coding sequence ATGAGCCGGCCTGAAAAGAAGGACGCGCAGGGATTCACAGACGAGGAGCGCGCCGCGATGAAAGAGCGCGCCAAAGAGATGAAGGCCGAGGCGCGCGCGAACAAGAACCGGGCGGAAGGAGAAAGCGACCTGCTCGACAAGATCGCCGAGATGCCGGAGCCAGAGCGCAGCATGGCCACGCGGCTCCATGCGATCATCACAGCCAACGCGCCCATGCTCTCGCCGAAAACCTGGTATGGGATGCCGGCGTATGCTAAGGACGGCAAGATCGTCTGCTTCTTCCAGAGTGCGCAGAAGTTCAACACGCGGTACGCCACGCTCGGCTTCCAGCACGATGCCAACCTCGACGAAGGCGCCATGTGGCCAACCGCCTTCGCGCTGATGGATTTGACTGCCACCGAAGAGGAAAGGATCGTCGCGCTTGTGAAGAGAGCGATCAGCTGA
- a CDS encoding STAS domain-containing protein yields MEIAHKKFNRVDLLTITGRMDAASAPQLKQQIEALFEQGRYRLVLDLAGLDYIASPGLRVLIEARKRARDRKLTDLEGGDVRIANLPPRIKEVFDLTGFTSLFEIYDDTIEAVGSF; encoded by the coding sequence ATGGAGATCGCTCACAAGAAATTCAACCGCGTGGACCTGCTCACGATCACCGGCCGCATGGACGCCGCCAGCGCCCCACAGCTCAAGCAGCAGATCGAGGCGCTGTTCGAACAGGGCCGCTACCGGCTGGTGCTCGATCTGGCCGGCCTGGATTATATTGCCAGCCCTGGGCTGCGCGTGCTGATCGAGGCACGCAAACGCGCGCGCGACCGTAAGTTGACCGACCTGGAGGGCGGTGATGTGCGCATCGCAAACCTGCCGCCACGCATCAAAGAGGTGTTCGACCTGACTGGCTTCACGTCGCTGTTCGAGATCTACGACGACACGATCGAGGCGGTCGGTTCCTTCTGA
- a CDS encoding anti-sigma factor antagonist (This anti-anti-sigma factor, or anti-sigma factor antagonist, belongs to a family that includes characterized members SpoIIAA, RsbV, RsfA, and RsfB.), with the protein METLTLPATLDSLARISSFITGATTQAGLDEHAAWQVQMAVDEAATNIIQHGYADNGAGQIELTWRIAAGQLIVTLRDYGRRFDPEHVPAPDITSPLEERQAGGLGLYLMGRLMDSVAFEFDPQRGNLLTMTKQIDPSIAAHVFELSGRLDAVSTQHAISAATAAIATGARHILLDLTQVSFLSSSGMRALLLVRKNLLAHTDGELRLCGLQPQVREVFTLTGFVQLFAIHPTRDDALRAFGQGMA; encoded by the coding sequence ATGGAAACGCTTACCCTCCCCGCAACCCTCGATTCGCTCGCGCGGATCAGCAGCTTCATTACCGGCGCGACTACGCAGGCCGGACTCGATGAGCACGCCGCCTGGCAGGTGCAGATGGCCGTTGATGAGGCCGCTACCAATATCATCCAGCATGGCTACGCCGACAACGGCGCCGGCCAGATCGAGCTAACCTGGCGTATCGCCGCCGGCCAGCTGATCGTGACGCTGCGCGACTATGGCCGGCGCTTCGACCCCGAGCACGTGCCGGCCCCCGATATCACGTCGCCGCTGGAAGAGCGCCAGGCCGGCGGGCTGGGGCTGTACCTCATGGGCCGGCTGATGGACTCGGTCGCATTTGAGTTCGATCCACAGCGCGGTAACCTGTTGACCATGACCAAGCAAATCGATCCGTCGATCGCCGCGCATGTGTTCGAGCTATCTGGCCGGCTCGACGCCGTGAGCACGCAGCATGCGATCAGCGCCGCGACAGCCGCAATTGCCACCGGGGCGCGGCATATTCTGCTCGATCTCACGCAGGTGTCGTTCCTGAGCAGCAGCGGCATGCGCGCGCTGCTGCTGGTGCGCAAGAATCTGCTGGCGCACACCGACGGCGAGCTGCGCCTGTGCGGCCTGCAGCCGCAGGTGCGCGAGGTGTTTACGCTCACGGGCTTTGTGCAGCTCTTCGCGATCCATCCGACGCGGGATGACGCGCTGCGTGCCTTTGGGCAGGGGATGGCGTGA
- a CDS encoding SpoIIE family protein phosphatase — MKRTSWLNLYCVGLGLLGWAWLLASRPFAAPPAIVLFFTMLALLVESAGLRLTVSDAHSLVGVVVLSAALALGPPAGALVAATAALIFGMLLPLIYGRPHTFYLLVARPLLRSGARAIAILLGGALADMLIPDRANLLARLVIVAACFVLVVQGNRATRELLQGGRTGLITWFRSSWRPALGTELAPLPLAALGAAIYLRLDLLYVVISAAALLAGSLSVRRAALNLLRQRRSVRELAQLNEVSRAIIRAELNAEALCELIYREASKVVDTSSFHLGLFDPESDRYTLMVRVQDRVRLPPLVVDLPSGDGIVGWMRETGRALLVEDFLEEMERLPARPRYQSEHPPRSGIYVPLIAGEAVIGSISVQSYRPGTFGTDDMRLLSLIADQAAIAISKARAFAEARQRALQLQAIHEVSERISAILDLDALLPSVVQLIRERFGYHPVHIFTLEPGGDLVFRASTAQGDALDRLRQLTLHQGSGIVGAAAVSEAPVLVSDVRHDARYIGDDWHTLSELAVPLRFGDQTIGVLDVQSAEVGRFDQSDLFVMRTLADQIAVAIESARAFTAQREEAWTLNSLLQVAENIAQASTLDELLPAIVRLPPLLLGCDRCYCLIWNREHASFTPLAAYGLTPAQRAAFVGVSFEENDAPLLAEARRSTSLLELDNAAERHYMCPPILEPFGGGALLALPLTARGAVLGMLVADYDRPNRRRSPRELTLYSGIANQIAGALENALLAREAAEAARLDEELRLAREIQTALLPADVPNLPGWDIAADWRSARLVGGDFYDFWRLPPRDETRRLKDASAASSASDSAALLLPAALDLGFVVADVSDKGIPAAMFMTLSRSLVRAAALDGSSPSVALGRANRWITRDSDSAMFVTLFYGVLEPGSATLRFTCAGHNPPLLFRAADGSVAEITTPGMALGVIEEAILGEAEVTLELGDVLVCYTDGLTEAINGEDEAFGVPRLIEVIGAHHAESAAAIVGAINAGLLSFTERPPFDDLTLVVIKRADAPTA; from the coding sequence GTGAAGCGTACCAGCTGGCTGAATCTGTACTGCGTCGGGCTGGGCCTGCTAGGCTGGGCCTGGCTGCTGGCCAGCCGCCCCTTCGCCGCGCCTCCGGCGATCGTGCTGTTCTTCACCATGCTTGCGCTCCTGGTCGAGAGTGCCGGGTTGCGCCTGACTGTATCCGACGCGCATAGCCTCGTGGGTGTCGTGGTGCTGAGCGCGGCGCTGGCGCTTGGCCCACCGGCCGGTGCGCTGGTGGCCGCAACTGCCGCGCTGATCTTTGGCATGCTGCTACCGCTGATCTACGGCCGCCCGCACACCTTCTACCTGCTGGTTGCCCGGCCGCTGCTGCGTAGCGGCGCGCGCGCGATTGCCATCCTGCTGGGCGGCGCGCTGGCCGATATGCTCATCCCCGATCGCGCAAACCTGCTGGCGCGCCTGGTGATCGTTGCGGCCTGCTTCGTGCTGGTGGTGCAGGGCAACCGCGCCACCCGCGAGCTGTTGCAGGGCGGGCGCACCGGCCTGATCACATGGTTTCGCTCGTCGTGGCGCCCGGCGCTCGGCACCGAGCTGGCCCCGCTGCCGCTGGCGGCGCTCGGCGCGGCGATCTACCTGCGGCTCGACCTGCTATACGTTGTGATCAGCGCCGCCGCCCTGCTGGCCGGCAGCCTGTCGGTGCGCCGGGCCGCGCTCAACCTGCTGCGCCAGCGCCGCTCGGTGCGCGAGCTGGCCCAGCTCAACGAGGTCAGCCGCGCGATCATTCGTGCCGAGCTGAACGCCGAGGCGCTGTGCGAGCTGATCTACCGCGAGGCCAGCAAGGTGGTCGATACTTCGTCGTTCCACCTGGGCCTGTTCGACCCCGAGAGCGACCGCTATACTTTGATGGTGCGCGTGCAGGATCGTGTGCGCCTGCCGCCGCTGGTGGTCGACCTGCCCAGCGGCGATGGGATCGTCGGCTGGATGCGCGAGACCGGCCGCGCGCTGCTGGTGGAAGATTTTCTCGAGGAGATGGAGCGGCTGCCCGCGCGCCCGCGCTACCAGAGCGAGCACCCGCCGCGCTCGGGTATTTACGTGCCGCTGATCGCCGGCGAGGCAGTGATCGGCAGCATCTCGGTGCAGAGCTACCGCCCCGGCACGTTCGGCACCGACGACATGCGCCTGCTCTCGCTGATCGCCGACCAGGCCGCAATTGCGATCTCGAAGGCGCGCGCGTTCGCCGAGGCGCGCCAGCGTGCGTTGCAGCTGCAGGCCATCCACGAGGTGAGCGAGCGCATCAGTGCCATTCTCGATCTCGACGCGCTGCTGCCCTCGGTGGTGCAGCTGATCCGCGAGCGTTTCGGCTACCACCCCGTGCATATCTTCACGCTCGAACCCGGCGGCGACCTGGTGTTCCGCGCCAGCACCGCACAGGGCGACGCGCTTGACCGCCTGCGCCAGCTCACACTGCACCAGGGCAGCGGGATCGTCGGCGCGGCTGCGGTGAGCGAAGCGCCTGTGCTGGTGAGCGATGTGCGCCACGACGCACGCTATATCGGCGACGACTGGCATACGCTGTCGGAGCTGGCGGTGCCACTGCGCTTCGGCGACCAGACGATCGGCGTGCTTGATGTGCAGAGCGCCGAGGTTGGCCGCTTCGACCAGAGCGATCTGTTTGTGATGCGCACGCTGGCCGATCAGATCGCCGTGGCGATCGAGAGCGCGCGCGCGTTCACCGCGCAGCGCGAGGAGGCCTGGACGCTCAATTCGCTGCTACAGGTGGCCGAGAATATCGCGCAGGCATCGACACTCGACGAGCTGCTGCCTGCGATCGTGCGCCTGCCGCCGCTGCTGCTCGGCTGTGATCGCTGCTACTGCCTGATCTGGAACCGCGAGCACGCCAGCTTCACGCCGCTGGCGGCCTATGGCCTGACCCCCGCGCAGCGTGCGGCGTTCGTGGGCGTCTCGTTCGAGGAAAACGATGCGCCGCTGCTGGCCGAGGCCCGGCGCAGCACCAGCCTGCTCGAGCTCGATAACGCGGCCGAGCGCCACTACATGTGCCCGCCCATCCTCGAGCCGTTCGGCGGCGGGGCGCTGCTGGCGCTGCCGCTGACGGCACGCGGCGCGGTGCTGGGCATGCTGGTGGCCGACTACGACCGGCCCAACCGGCGCCGCTCGCCGCGCGAGCTGACCCTGTACTCAGGCATCGCCAACCAGATCGCCGGGGCGCTCGAGAACGCGCTGCTGGCGCGCGAGGCCGCCGAGGCCGCGCGCCTCGACGAAGAGCTGCGCCTGGCGCGCGAGATCCAGACGGCGCTGCTGCCGGCAGATGTGCCGAATCTGCCCGGCTGGGATATCGCCGCCGACTGGCGCTCGGCCCGGCTGGTGGGCGGTGATTTCTATGATTTCTGGCGCTTGCCGCCGCGCGATGAAACCCGCAGGCTGAAGGATGCCAGCGCAGCCTCGAGCGCATCCGACTCTGCCGCGCTCCTGCTTCCCGCAGCCCTGGATCTTGGCTTCGTGGTGGCCGATGTGAGCGACAAAGGCATCCCGGCCGCGATGTTTATGACGCTCTCGCGCAGCCTCGTGCGCGCCGCCGCGCTCGACGGCTCATCGCCCAGTGTGGCGCTGGGCCGGGCCAACCGCTGGATTACGCGCGACTCAGACTCGGCCATGTTTGTGACGTTGTTCTATGGCGTGCTCGAGCCTGGCTCGGCCACGCTGCGCTTCACCTGCGCCGGCCACAACCCGCCGCTGCTGTTTCGCGCCGCCGATGGGAGCGTGGCCGAGATCACTACGCCGGGCATGGCGCTGGGCGTGATCGAGGAGGCCATTCTAGGCGAGGCCGAGGTGACGCTCGAGCTGGGCGATGTGCTGGTGTGCTACACCGATGGCCTGACCGAGGCGATCAACGGCGAGGACGAGGCGTTCGGCGTGCCGCGGCTGATCGAGGTGATCGGCGCGCACCACGCCGAGTCGGCCGCCGCGATCGTGGGCGCGATCAACGCCGGGCTGCTAAGCTTCACCGAGCGGCCGCCGTTCGATGACCTGACCCTGGTGGTGATCAAGCGCGCGGATGCGCCTACCGCCTAG